The Thalassophryne amazonica chromosome 13, fThaAma1.1, whole genome shotgun sequence genome window below encodes:
- the fgfbp3 gene encoding fibroblast growth factor-binding protein 2 — translation MSGLLPCRAHVLLLLVLFLLPVLTGTKRQPNQEKPNKPRQPPTTSQPAKRPRNRSVPGSGELTTKKGDRCIWQTSGEVLVSLLVNCSSDTQGTQPRYWCRYAGKPDLCQAYGVKSSQYWKQLVGKLKKRQNACEGEKILKAKTCKKAPAEAHMKLAQNSTDERKGGKEGGKRKGSTEGRNSDGVKAERMKKEEEKKKKKKLEEKLDENPGSREDGVMMSDMEPVQSYCSEGWNAVCSFFIKLFEG, via the exons ATGAGTGGTCTTCTTCCCTGCCGCGCCCACGTCCTGCTGCTCCTCGTCCTCTTCCTGCTTCCTGTTCTGACAGGGACTAAGCGACAGCCCAACCAGGAAAAACCTAATAAACCACGTCAGCCTCCAACAACATCCCAACCAGCCAAGAGACCCAGGAACCGGTCTGTGCCAGGCTCCGGAGAGCTGACCACCAAGAAGGGTGACCGCTGCATCTGGCAGACGTCCGGGGAGGTTCTGGTGTCGTTGCTGGTCAACTGCAGCTCCGATACCCAGGGAACCCAGCCGAG ATACTGGTGCCGTTACGCTGGCAAACCGGACCTGTGCCAGGCCTACGGGGTGAAGTCCAGTCAGTACTGGAAGCAGCTGGTGGGGAAGCTGAAGAAAAGGCAGAACGCCTGTGAAGGAGAGAAAATCCTGAAGGCCAAAACCTGCAAGAAGGCACCTGCAGAAGCCCACATGAAGCTCGCCCAAAACAGCACGGATGAGAGGAAAGGAGGGAAGGAAGGAGGAAAGAGGAAAGGATCCACGGAGGGTCGGAACTCTGATGGAGTGAAGGCAGAAAGGATGAAGAAAgaggaagagaagaagaagaagaagaagctggaGGAGAAGCTGGACGAGAACCCCGGCTCCAGGGAGGATggtgtgatgatgagtgacatggAGCCGGTGCAGAGTTACTGCAGTGAAGGATGGAACGCTGTCTGCTCCTTCTTCATCAAGCTGTTTGAGGGCTGA
- the LOC117523792 gene encoding D(1)-like dopamine receptor has protein sequence MENFTVWSNLSWVPWSAEEEEEEQVGAGGSGGLRVLVGCVLVLLIVSTLLGNTLVCAAVVKFRHLRSKVTNFFVISLAVSDLFVAVLVMPWEAITEVTGTWIFGRFCGVWIAFDIMCSTASILNLCIISVDRYWAIASPFKYERKMTQRVAFVMIGVAWTLSILISFIPVQLNWHRTEEEEEVPRSCVANLNRTYAISSSLISFYIPVVIMIATYTRIYRIAQTQIRRITSLERAVEQAQNQGQGQSQNQNQPRTVDENSLKTSFKKETKVLKTLSIIMGVFVFCWLPFFILNCTVPFCDPPCVSETTFTVFVWFGWANSSLNPVIYAFNADFRRAFTSILGCNRICSSNTVEAVNFSNELVSYHHDTTLHKEVLVPVQLQQHPCAVNLGSGHLDDISAQFEEESLVSSDSQSYDRLLLLPTNAELEEDAEISLDTITPFTAAVTPGQVHQDG, from the exons ATGGAGAACTTCACCGTGTGGAGTAACCTGTCGTGGGTTCCGTGGAGcgcggaggaggaagaggaggagcaggTGGGCGCCGGAGGGAGCGGCGGGCTGCGCGTCCTCGTGGGCTGTGTCCTCGTGCTGCTCATCGTGTCCACGCTGCTCGGGAACACGCTCGTGTGCGCCGCCGTGGTCAAGTTCCGCCACCTGCGCTCCAAAGTCACCAACTTCTTCGTCATCTCGCTGGCCGTGTCCGACCTGTTCGTGGCCGTGCTGGTGATGCCGTGGGAAGCCATCACCGAGGTGACCGGGACCTGGATCTTTGGCAGGTTCTGCGGGGTCTGGATCGCCTTTGACATCATGTGCTCCACTGCGTCCATCCTCAACCTGTGCATCATCAGCGTGGACCGGTACTGGGCCATCGCCAGCCCCTTCAAGTACGAGAGGAAGATGACCCAGCGGGTGGCCTTCGTCATGATCGGGGTGGCCTGGACGCTGTCCATCCTGATCTCCTTCATCCCGGTGCAGCTCAACTGGCACCGgactgaagaggaggaggaggtgc CCCGGAGCTGCGTGGCCAACCTGAACCGAACCTACGCCATCTCATCCTCCCTCATCAGCTTCTACATCCCAGTGGTCATCATGATCGCCACCTACACACGGATCTACCGTATTGCCCAGACACAGATCCGCAGGATCACCTCTCTGGAGAGGGCGGTGGAGCAGGCACAGAACCAGGGTCAGGGCCAGAGCCAGAACCAGAACCAGCCCCGAACTGTAGATGAAAACTCCCTGAAGACCTCCTTCAAAAAAGAAACCAAAGTCCTGAAGACGCTGTCCATCATCATGGGGGTGTTTGTGTTCTGCTGGCTGCCCTTCTTCATCCTCAACTGCACGGTCCCGTTCTGCGACCCACCCTGCGTCAGTGAGACCACCTTCACCGTCTTCGTCTGGTTCGGCTGGGCCAACTCATCTCTCAACCCCGTCATTTATGCCTTCAACGCCGACTTCCGCCGGGCCTTCACCAGCATTCTGGGCTGTAACAGAATCTGTTCGAGCAACACGGTGGAAGCAGTCAACTTCAGCAACGAGCTGGTGTCATACCACCATGACACTACGCTCCACAAGGAGGTGCTGGTCCCTGTGCAGCTGCAGCAGCATCCGTGCGCCGTTAACCTCGGATCCGGTCACCTGGATGACATCAGTGCTCAGTTTGAAGAAGAGTCACTGGTGTCCAGTGACTCTCAGAGTTACGACCGACTGCTGCTTCTTCCCACCAACGCTGAGCTGGAGGAGGATGCCGAGATCTCACTGGACACCATCACACCGTTCACGGCTGCTGTGACTCCAGGACAAGTCCACCAGGACGGATGA